AACTCACCGTCGGCGGTACGGAGGAAAGCCGTGAACGGCCGATTCTGAGGATGATCGGCATCCCCCCGCATCGGCGTGCGCTTCACGAGACCGGCCAGATCCGGGGCCACCGTGCGATACGCAACAGCCGGGTCCGGGCGACCGCGCTGCTCGTCGTGACCCTCGACCCCCTCCCCCGACGCCACCGAGAACTCCGCGGACGCCGGATCGTCGGGCAACTCGCCGCCTGAGGGCACCGCGATGTCGACGTCGGACTCGACTCCGTCCTGAACGACACCGGCGAGCCAGGTTCGCGTCTTGTCCTGCGCTCTGGCTTGCTCTGCCGCAGTGGGCACCGACTCCGCCTTCAAGGAGCCCGCGGTCACCGACCCCGAGGTCGGTGAGGCCGTCGGCTCCCACCGGCGTTGAAACGTCGAACGAAGCGACTCCAGCCGTTCCTGCGCCGCAGCCACGGCCGGCACCCTGCGCGCGTGCGCGAGCGCGAACTGCGCCCTGATCAGTACGTCGACATCGTCGCGGTACAACGCGGCGATCAGCTTCGCGCGTTCGTCGATGTCCAGCAGCCACTGCTCTGGCTGCAGCCGCATGTCCGCCTCGACGACCAGCTCGGCGTTCATCTCGGCCACCCCCGACGCACGCCGCACCGCCTCCACGAGTCGATCGCGCTCCCCGGTCGACATCTGCGGATCGATCTCGACCCGCAACACCACCGTCCGCCGCACCTGCTCCACGGACCCGGCGACACCCGCGGCCAGGGCCCTACCACGAGACGTCGGATCGGCGACCGTCACGAAATCCTCGGGAATCCCCTTCGCCCGCAGAGCATCCGCAATCCGCGACCCCACCGCGTCCAGCGCCGCCCGCGCCCGCCTCAACCCGACGACATCCGCCCCCTGACTGAACAAACCACCGTTGCCCCCACCCTCCGCCCGCAGAATCAGACCCCCCCGCCCCGCCCGATGCACACGCTCGGCAGTCGCAACCACACCGGCCACGATCGCCGCGACATCGGAATTCGCATGCACCTCAACCGACTCCACCCCCCTGTCGAAGCGCAGGTGAAGATCGCCGCTCCCGGAGGCGGCCGGTGTCGTCGCGGCCATCGCTCCGGTCGCTTGACGTGATACATCCAGTTCGGCCGCATCGCGGGAGTCTCGACCGTCGCGATCGGACACCAGCGGCTCACCACGACCGCCACCGGCACGCTCAGGCATTTCACCGGGCTCATCGCCGGCGGGCTCGCGACCACCCGGTAAGTCGATGCCCCGCCCGAACGTCGGATCCCGGCGAATCAACGAACCCGACGGCCGCGACCGCCAACCCGACCCCGGCACGAAATGAGCTGCCTCAGTCGACGATTGCGACCGGGGACCGATCCGAATCTGCACCACCCGACGCGCCGCGGCATCGACATCGCCATCACCGCTCTCCGCCACCCCCACCGGCAACGCCCGACCCCGAGAACTCGCCACCTCGAACACCACCGGCGACACCCGACCCGGACGCACCGGCAATTCGGCGAGCTGCCGATTAACCTCCCGACGCAACGCCGCACGCGTCACCTCAGCCCGACGCTGCCCCACCTCATCGGCACGACCCGCACTGCCCCACCACCCGTTACCGCCGCCCTGCACACGCACCACCACCGCCTCACCCGCCACCACCCTGGCCACCACCGCCGCCGCGGCCTCCCGGATCCTCTCCCGAGGCCCACCCAGACCCTTGACCCCCTCCCCGAACCCCACCGAGAACACCTCATCCCCAGAACCCTCGCCGAGACCACGCCCATCGCCATCCGCACCGCCACCCTCCCCGCGCGGCGATTCGCTGACCACCGAATCATCCGAGGCGAACCTGACAACACGGCGACGGTCCAGCGGCCGAGACCGCCCGCGACTAACCGCACCTTCGTCGACTGGTCGATCGCCGCCGACGTCCCCGCCCTCGATCCCATGAGCCTCGCTCAGGGAATCGCCGTCAAGAGGCGTCCGCACCGCCGAAAGGTCACTGGCCCTTGTGGTCTCGACCACCGAACCGGACCGCCGCCCGTGACGCGAATCCGGTGCGGAATGGTCGGCGTCCGGCCGCTCGGGCTCGGCGGCCGCAACCAAGCCACCCTCACCTGAGCCGCCATCAGCAGACTCCGCGGCGATTCCCGCATCCCCCGCGAGGACCGAAGGTTCACTCGAGGCGCCGCGCTCGATCGGAAGCCGTGCGTCGTCAAGGGCTCTTCTCGCCGATTCGTCGTCGCTGTCGGTGCGGGAATAGCCGTCAGCGGCCGAGAACGCGCTGGGCACCGGTGACGGCGAGTTCGTCCGGAGGTCTTCCATTGGCGTGCCGGGTGGTGCGGAAACCCTGCCATCGGACCTTTCATCATCCTCACCCCCAACACCATCCCCCGATTCGGCGACCGTTTCCAATGCCGCGGCCACTGCATCGAGATCGACGTCTCGCCCCCGATCGGCCGCGCCGGCCTCCGAACCTTCCGACGGGCTGGCCGTCCCGATCGTGAACACACCCTCCACCCCGTCACGCTCGCCGACCGGTTCCTCATCACCGCGGGTGTGCGCTGCCGAGACAGCACTGGACGCCGCAGGCTCGACAACCAAGCGAGAGCGCTCCGCATCACGCGAACCCGATTGCGCATCAACGGATTCGGACCGCTCGGAGTCGACGGAGCCCGTCCCACTCCCGCTCAGGTCACTACCGGAAAGCGTCCCAACCGTTTCCGCCTCCGCCGCACGCACCGGAGGTTCGCCTGAAGCGCCACCCTCGACATGCGCGCCGACCACCGTCGACGACGGCCTCACACCATCACCGGCCGTCGCCGGCGTGGACGTCTCACCCCCAACACCATCCCCCGATTCGGCGACCGTTTCCAATGCCGCGGCCACTGCATCGAGATCGACGTCTCGCCCCCGATCGGCCGCGCCGGCCTCCGAACCTTCCGACGGGCTGGCCGTCCCGATCGTGAACACACCCTCCACCCCGTCACGCTCGCCGACCGGTTCCCCATCACCGCGGGTGTGCGCTGCCGAGACAGCACTGGACGCCGCAGGCTCGACAACCAAGCGAGAGCGCTCCGCATCACGCGAACCCGATTGCGCATCAACGGATTCGGACCGCTCGGAGTCGACGGAGTCCGTCCCACTCCCGCTCAGGTCGCTACCGGAAAGCGTCCCAACCGTTTCCAGCGCCGCGGCCACTGCATCGGGATCAACGCCTCGCCCCTGCTCGACCGCACCGCCTTCCGAATCTTCCGAGGGGCTGGCCGTCCCGATCGTGAACGCAACCTCGCGGTCGTTCCTGGACACGACGTCCGAGCTGTCGATGTCAGCGGGTTCGCGCCCGTCGAATCGGGCATCGACCCGTTCCTTCGCGAGCATCCAGACTCGGCGGGTCCGCCGAACTTCCTGCTCGGCGGACAGCACCGCGTGATGCGCATCGAGGAGTTGGAGCCGGCGCTCGATCTCCTCCTTCTCGTCGAGGTGGGGCAGGTCGCGTTCCAGCGCGAGCGCGAGATCTGTTCGTGCAGTCGCCGCGACGTAGCTGGCGGCCCACGCCGCGCGGTATTCAGCCAGCTCGGCGACAGGCTGGCGGTCGCCGGGCGGCGGGGCCCGGTAGCCCATGAACTCGAATGCGATGTCCGGGGTCATCCGCAGGAACGTCCCCTTGGGCACAATCATTTCGGAGACCTTGTCTCCCGACACCATGAGCACGTGCAGGTCCATCTGCACCAGGACCGTCGCCCCGTAGGGTTTCAGCATGTGCAGAAGGGAACCGGAAGCTTGCTCCGATTGCTGCCGCTGGGTGCCGAATAGAGCACGTGCGTTCGCCTGGAAAGTTGAGCGAACGGCTCCGGTCGTGTGGGTAGTGCCGAGCCACTCACCGAGCGCCGTGTTCTGGCCGGCCGTGACCTGTCGCTGCGCGGTTGCCCGCGGCTTTTTCGGCGCGTACAGGCCCATCGGGTCATCGAGTTCAAGACCGACGTCGTTAGCCGTACTGACGACTGTCGGCTTGCGAAAGGACGTGTAGATCTGAATTCCGGCTACCGGCGCCTCCTGGCCATCCGGGTCCACCGCGGCGATGCGAGACCACGTTCTGACGAGGTTGTTGGTGCTGAACGCCCGCGCGTTATGCCGGTCCTCCAGGGTCATGGATTTCCCTGTGGCTGCTGCCATAAGAGTCAGCTGGTGGTGGATGCCTTCGGTGCCCACCAGGCCTTCGAGGTGGGATTGCGCGGGCAGCGCCATTCCGTCGGAGAGGAATTGCTTGACGTGTTCGGCGACGTTAGGGGAAGTCTGTGGCTGGCTCGAGTGCGGTGACGCATCGGGAACGCGGGGGCCTCGACCTCGGGACGGCGCTGGGCCACCGTCATCCAACCGCAGGGGGCTCGCCACGACCTCGATCCCGAGCTTGGGGAGCTGGTGCGGTGGCGCGCCTACGGCGCTTTGCTTCGGCCAGACGACCGTGATGGGGATGTCCCTACCGGGGAGTTCGACGGTTAGTACGGCTCGTCGTATCGGCACGTCGAACTTGGCGTAATTGCCCTGCGCGACGCCTGCGGTGCTCGCGCGGGCGATGGTCGATCCTTGATGGGCCGCGTCGTTGTGCCAGCTTTGGTTGGCCACGCTGATCGTCGTGATGATCGGGTTGAGTTCGCCGATGTTCGTGAAGTTCGTGCCGTGTCCCGGACGGGCGCGCAGGATCCTGGTTGACGACGTGTTCCTGGTCTGTGCGTGTGTGACCGAGGCATCCGTGGTGATTTCGAGTTCGCCGCCATCGGCAACGGCGTCGACGAATTCGGCGGTGCCGAGCTCGAGCTTCAGGTGCGCGAAGGCCGGCTTGATCGTGGGGGTGGGGTTGAAGGGGTGGACCGTGGCGGGGGCGTAGTAATGCAATTTCACGGGTGCGCCGGAGTCGATGGCGTTTTCGATGAGCGACGCGACCGACAGAGGCGTGAGGAACTCGTGGAGCCGACCGCGGTTCTCCCGTGAATCGTTGCGCTCCGGGAAGAGGGTGTCGGCGGCCGGCCCCAGCTCTGCGATCAGGTCGTCGACCATGCCGGTGAGATCGGGAGCGCGCGATACATCGCCGAGACCGAGGGACGACGAGGAGCCGCCGCGCAGGGTGACGGGCGGAAAGAACCGAGGCGGATTCGTGGAGAGGACGGGAGGCGCAGCAGGCACCTCGACGCCCAGCTTTTCGAGTCGGTCGACGTTGGTCGCATTCAGCTCGTCGATCTTTTGGAGTAGCCCCTCGTCTCGCGCATCGCTTTCCGGCACCGATCGGTAGGCGCCGTTTTCGATGAGGATGCCCTCCGCGGCGTGGACCGGAGCCTGGGGTGCGCCCATCGCTGTCCGAAACCTGTCCCACCTGTCGGCGGTCGTACTAGTACCGCGTTGGACCGCGACGTCCCAGACCAGGTCGTATTGAACGAGCACCGACGGTAAGGACGTACTGGCGACTCGGTCGAACTGAGTCGCTCCCGAGAGGGTGACGCTGGTGCTGAGCGACGTCATCTGGCCGCCGCCTGCACCGAACCGCAGCGTCGGGTAGTTGACGCTCTGGCCGCCCCGCCAGTTCAGCCCGGCATCCATGCTGAGCGTCGCGGCGCCACTCTGCGCGATGCTGATTGCGTATCCGCCGTAATCCATGCTCTCCGACTTGCCTCCGGCAAGCAGAGTCTTGAACGGCCGCGGGTTGGTCAAGCGCGGCCGTACGCTCACGTTGATATCGCCGTAGTAATAGTTGCTGTACGTGCGGGTCCACCCGCGAGTGGTGAAACCGGTATCCATGTACTCGGGGCCGAAGTCCGTGGCTAGCCGCTGGTCGTAGTCGCGAACGAAATCGGCCCCGGCGACCTGCGTTGCCAGTTTCTTGATCGAATCGAGCACCGCACCGGGGGCGGCGACGTGGAACACGGTCTTGTTCGTCGCCTCGGGGTAGTCGTGCCGGACGCCTTTGTTGGACACCACCTGATGGCGGCCGAATCCGGCGGAGGCGGGTATCGGGACCGGAGTTGAGGGCGGCTGCGGCTGGTGGGCGGGCTGGTCCCGGTTGTCGAGTTCGGGATCGGTGAGCGCGCTCGAGACGGCGTCGATCACCGGCACGGTGATCGGTTCCGGTGAGGATGACGTTCGTAGCGTCCGACTTGAATCCGGCGGGGTTACGCCGGTGATCATCCGATTCGCCGTAGCTCTGTACATGTTCGACCAATCGTGCCCCCGCCGCTCGACGGCGACGGTGACGGTGAACGAGACCTCACCTCTGAACAGATCGAGTTGGGGATCGCCGATGCGCAGTGCGTCGAGCTTGTACGTCACACGCGACGACCAGGTTTTCCGATGCTCGTGCATGAACGACAGATCGGCCGAGGGGCCCGCCGAGATCGGGCCGAACCGCGGGCGGAATTCGAACCAGGTGCCCAAGCCGCGAAAGGTCGAGCGACCCGAGGTTATCGACGTCGTCTTCGACGGCCGCGAGCGTAGCGGTAACTTGTGGTAGAAGCCGATATAGGGGTCCGACGACGGGTCGGGCGACGAATGTCGCGGGGTGACGACGATGCGGACCACGTCCTTGTAGGGCGATAACGACGTGGCGTCGGCGATCCGGCTCATATTCCGGCTGACCGAGTTCTCTTGCTCAGCGGTCGATTTCGGCAGTTCGAACTCGATGCTGCGCACCTGCAGCGCGGCCAGCGAACTCAGCGACGTGAGGTTCCGCAGATTCTGCTCGGCGGCAAGCCTTTGATCTGGGCTGAACGCACTTATCGGTTGACCGCCGCCGCCGAGGTCGGACCCGGCTAACGCCGGCAACAAGCCGGGCTGGTCGATCACTTCCAGCTGGGCGCGGATGTCCTGCATGATCCGCTGTTGTGTGTCGGCTGGCAGGGTGACGTCGTTGAGCGCTCCCGACCGGCTGCCTCCCAACCACGGGGGTGGTAGCCGGCGGGGTCCCTTGTTGATTCCGGTGGCCGGTGAGCCGTCGGAGTTCTCCGCGCCGGGTAAGCCGAATTCGGCGGCTTCGTGCACCGACAGACTGACAACGGCGGTGATCCGGACGTTGGTGTTGCCCTCGACGCGCCATGAGGACGTCTGGTGATCAAACCATTGCTCTGCGACCGTCATTCGCGCTTCGTAGAGCACCCGATCGTGGTTCACCTGAAATCCGCGGCGGTTCTGGTTCGACACCGCGAGTTTATCGCTTGACGAGCCTCCCCTGTGGCCGTTGAACCACATCCACCGGCCACCGACGAACTGACCGTCGAACGACGCACCGGCTTGCGGGCCCAGCGATAAGGTGAGGGTGCTACCGGACGACCGGTCGTCGCCACCTGCCCGCGTTACGTTGCGGTCGGCTCGCAGCTGCTGATTCGCCACCGTGCCGATCGGCTTGAGCGTCTCAAGCCTCGCGGACGACTTCAACGCCGTCCACTGGCGCGCACTGCTAACGATACGACTCGAGATATATTCCTGCTCAAGCATATTCGGCAGTTGCTGTTGCAGACCAGTCTGAGTGGAGAATTGCTGCAGGTACTCGCGTCCGGGACTTTTGGGTGCGTGCGTCGCGAGGGGAAGCGCCTGTCGACGCGCGAGGTATAAGTCGCCCACATCGGTGACCGCATCCACGAAGAAAGATCGCGATGTGACGATGTGATCGGCTTGTTCTCGCGTGACGGAGACAGTGGGCGCGTCCGGTCGCGCGGGACGCCAGGTGTGGTAGTCGTGGGGGCCGCGCATGGCCACACTGGCGTGGACCACCGCCGTCACCGCTCGAGTGGCCTGTACATGCTCCGACAGTGGTGCTGCGGCGGCGGGTGCGACGGTGATGTGCCATCTGGCCGGCCCGCTCACCTTGTCCGATCGCGCTCCGCCGCGCAGTGTGCGGTTCTCACCGCGGACGAAGTCTGTTGTGCGGTTGTGTGATCGCCGATAGCTTGCCGCCACCTCGGACATGAAGCCGATGCCGGGAGCGGTTATCACATCGAACCGGAAGGGGATGTGGATGCCCGCGTTGGTGCGCTTCGCGTCGCTTACGCCGGATGTATGTCGCGCTCCGAGGTCGGACCGAAACACTTTCTCCTCGTCCTTGATTCGCTCGGTCGGTTCGCCCACCTCGACCCGGACTGTCAGATCGATCGCTAGATCGGCGTTGTTGGTGGCCGCGAACGTCCAACGGCGGCCGTACTCACCGAAATGGCTGCCGAATTCGTGAGTCATCGCCTCGCCCACCCGCGCGAGATCGTCATCGGCGATCACGGCGTCGAGGCTGGTCGCGAGCGCTCGGATCCGTTGGATCGAGTCCGGAACACCGCCGACTTCGGTGGCCGCGATCTGACCGAGGGAGTGGGGGAAGTACGCGGTCAGAAAGCCGATTGGAGGTTCGGCCGGAGACGGTGAACCATCTTCTGCCGCGGGTGGCTCCAACTGCTCCGGCGTACGCTCGTGTCGCTGTGCTGATTCCGCGCCCTCGCTGGTTGAACGTGAGCTCTCCTCGACGCTTGGCCCCGAAACGTCAACGGAAGTCACGCGTTCGACGGGCAGCTGCACCGTCGGCGACGTGGGGCCCGGCCCGGCGGATTCGTCGCGCGGCGTCGTACGGGCGCGGTCTTCGGAGCTGAGTGGTGAAGGTCGGGGCGGGTCGGCACCGGCGTCCGGGCCGTCGGGTCGAGGGTCGGGGGAAGGTTGGCGGACGCGATCATTTGGCGCCATAACCGATGTGGCCGTAGACGACGCTTCCTTCTGACCTTCCGGTAGGATCTCGGGGCCGGCTTCGTTCGCGGTGCTCGAACGCCGCGACACCGGCGCGATTCCCGGCGCCGGCGGCCTCGACTCATCAGGGGACGGCGATCGAGTGGGCAATGCCGCGGACAGAGAGTCTTGGATGTCGCTACCGGCTGATGAGGCGCCCTCAGCCACGGCCCCGACGTCACTGCTTCTGCCCGCCTCGACCGGCTTGATGACAGGCTCCGACCTGGCCCCGCCGGGTAAGCCGATCAAGGGGCTACCGGACACGATCAGCCCGTGCAATGCGTCGGCCACCGCGCTGACGGTGCGGGCGCGAACACGCTCATCGAGGCGGCCGTAGGCCCGTTTGACCTCATCTCTGAAAGCGGCTGCGGCCTCGTCGTTACCCGTACCGACATAATCCGCACCCCAACTGTTCGCCACCCGCGAGCGCACCGACACCAGGATCAAATCGGCATGCGTCTGATCCAACCCGTTCCACAGGTCGTACGGCGTCGACGGCGTCACCATCCCAGCGGTCGACGACTCATCGGGCACCCGGGGACTTCCGAGATCAACCGCCGACTCACCCGCACCGCTCGGCGGATCACCGATACCGCGGCGCGTGATCGGATCGGCCGTCGAGGAGGGGAATGCCTCGGCACGCACCGTGCCCGACCCAGGACCAGCCGCCGACGCTGTCGATGCCGAAACGGCCGCGGCAGGCGCGGATTCCATCGACACCGGCCCCGCCGAGGTCGGTCCAAGCCGATCCGACCCGCTCACACGGGCAGTGCCCCCGACGCCCGGATCGGGATCACGACCCGACCCTGACGCGACCGACAGCGACGGACTCGATGCTGTGCGTGTCGTCGTCGGCGACACAGGCCCCGAGGCAACGCCCTTAATGGAATCCGGTCGCCCACCGCCGACGGTCCGCTCGCCACTACCCGACACCGCGGCACCCGAGGACAGACCAGACGGCTGCGATGGTGACGACGGGGTGACCCCCCGCGTCGGATCCGGTGCGCCCCCACCCGCCAACCGACCCGACCCCCCGCCGGTACCGGTCGCGGTGCGCGCGGTCCCCTCCCCGGTTCCGCCACCCGGGGTTGACCCCGCGACCCCGTGAACTCCCGAGAATGCCTGCGCACCAACAGAACCCACCGCTGGCGTCTCCGCACCCGGAACCCCGCTCACAGCACCGCCACCCACCGCCGGCGACCCGGTGTCCCCCGCCACGCCGCCACCGGGGTCGGCACCGACGCCGCGGCCCGCACCGATGCCGTTGCCGGGGTCCGAGCCCGAGTCGGAGCCCGAACGGATATCGGGGCCCTTGCCCGCGGTCGGGCCGCCGCCGGTGGCCACCAGGACCGGGCCGGCCCCGACCGGAATGGGGTCGGAGTCGCCGAACTCCGAGACCGACCCCGCCTCGGAGCGTCCGTCGGCATCGAACAGCGAATCCACCACCGACTCGGCATCCGAATCCGTGCCGGAATCCGAATCCGCGGCCGAGTCGGAGCCGGAGCCGGTGCCCGGCGGCGGCACCGCGACCGGATCACCACCCCCGACACCGGGCACCACCGGGTCACCGCCCGGCCCGCCATCGGGCCCGACGCCCGGGGCGGCGGCGGCGTTCACCTCCACATCCCCCACCGACACCGGCGGCGGGGTGTGCCCACCGGCCCCCGGAATCGCCCCCGTCACCACCCCCGTGCCCGCACCCCCCAACACCGACACCGCCGACAGATCCTGACCACCCGACCCCGTCACACCCCCCACCACACCCACCCCGTAATCGGTGAACACCCCCTTCAGGACATGCCCGCCCTTACTCGAGGGATCCCCCACCAGATGACGCAACGGCCCGTGCGCCACCCCACCACCCGCACCACCACCGGCCCCCTGCCCCCCCGCGGTGAAGATCTGCCGCACCGACAGATGACCATGCCCCTCGGCGGCCATGATCCCCTCCACCACCAACTCCTGCGCCAACGCGAACCCCGTCTCCTGGGCCACCTCCACCCCCACCCGACGCGCCAACGCCTTCACCCCCACCACCGACGCCGCCTCGGCCAACGCCGCCGCCAACCGCCGCGCCGCCGCCACCGCGATCTGACGCACCACCGCCACCGTCACCGCCTCGATCACCGGAATCCACGACAACGACCCCCCGAACGTCCAATCCGCCATCAACAACGCGTACTGAATCTCCAACAACGCCTCACCCAACGTCACCAGGATCTGCAACTTCGTCGACTCGATCACCACCCCCGCCGAGAACAACACATCCCCAACCCCGACACCGCCCCCGACAACCCCTCCAACGACGTCTCCCCCGAGAACATCCGCCCGAACTGCCCATCCACCGCATCACCGGTCTGCCCCGAAACCCCTCCCGCGCCCGCTTACGCACCCCACCCAACCCCGGCGCCAACCCCGCCACCCGCGGCGCCGCCCGATGAAACACCCCCGCCATCACATAACAACGCGACTCATCACCCTGAGGCCACGCCGACCCCGCCAAATACGCCACCGGCTGCAACACCACCGGCAACTCAATCGTCACCACCACCACCCCCCACCCACACCACAACCGACGACAGCCGATGTGGATGGCGCCGGCAGCGGCGCACCCAGCGAGCTCCGCACCGCCACGGACAACCCGCTCCTCGTGAACCCCGCGATCAAAGGCCCGCGTCGGCATTCACCGGCTCTCGCCGAACTCAACCACCACGCGAACTCCGTGCGAAACCCGAATACTCGGACTCGCCGCCCACTCACCGACGACAACCCGACCACACAACGACGGTAAGGGCGGAAGTTCGGCTACACCTACGTTTAAGGATTCGTATTTTCTTGGTTCGCATTCAATTTGATGCATCGCATGTCTTTTCGTCCACAAATGACCTGGTTGTGCAATTGGAGGACGCCATCGTCGGATCGAGGAACGGAATGTCACGAAGGCAGGTTGAGGCGGTGGCCGGCTTTGTGCGCGATCCGAACCTTCAGGTGGCGAGCTCGACCTCGTCGGCGGTCTGCCACCGCCCGGGCGATCTCAAAGATGGGAACACCGGAGCCGCGCAACATAGTTGCTGCACGATGGTTTTGAAGATATCTGATGCTTGCCACTTGGAATTTTCGGTAGTGCCGCGGCCGAGGGCGGAGCCAATCCGGTGTTTCGCGTGGCGTGGATGTGGTCTGCCCCTGACGGTCGGTCGAGTCGGACACCATCGTCTCCGACCCCCCGCCCAAATGGTTGTTCGAGGCCGGCAAGCACCGACGTACGAGCCCGCGCCGGTTTCTTGCGAGACCTGACTCATTTGGCTATGCGGCCGACGTTCAATGCTGTAACTTGATCCGCCGTTGGTCACTTCGTCAAAGGCGACTGTTTTCACACCTATTGGAAGACCTACCAACTCAGCAGTGCACCACTGCCTGACTACGTCAGCAGAGCCATGTGCTGTTCCGCAGCCACGTCAGCGAAAGGCTTTGATTTCATGATGCTAGGCCCTGGGTATCGACCCGATCTATTCTGCGGCCCGAGCCCACTGCTGATGCGCGCTTGCGTATCAGCTCGTCAGCCAGATCGTGAAGTGCGATGACTGAATCCGTTCCGATGGTGTCAATGCACGGCGTTGACAAGCACTTCGGTAGCTTGCACGTCCTCAAGGGCATCAATTTGGACATAGCACGCGGCCAAGTTGTTGTGGTCCTGGGCCCATCAGGGTCGGGCAAATCCACGTTGTGCCGCACCATCAACCGGCTCGAGCCGATCGACAGCGGCACCATCGCGATCGACGGTGAGACCCTGCCCGCGGAGGGGAAGAAGCTCGCACAGCTCCGCTCTGACGTTGGCATGGTGTTTCAGTCCTTTAACCTGTTCGCGCACAGAACAATTCTTGAGAATGTCACGCTCGCTCCGACGAAAGTACGTAGACAGTCCAAACAACAAGCCCGCGAGTCGGCGATGTCACTGTTGGAACGGGTCGGCATTGCCAACCAGGCCGACAAATATCCATCTCAGTTATCTGGAGGGCAGCAGCAACGCGTCGCGATAGCCCGCTCCCTGGCGATGAAACCGAAGGTGATGCTGTTCG
The Mycolicibacterium arabiense genome window above contains:
- a CDS encoding amino acid ABC transporter ATP-binding protein — protein: MVSMHGVDKHFGSLHVLKGINLDIARGQVVVVLGPSGSGKSTLCRTINRLEPIDSGTIAIDGETLPAEGKKLAQLRSDVGMVFQSFNLFAHRTILENVTLAPTKVRRQSKQQARESAMSLLERVGIANQADKYPSQLSGGQQQRVAIARSLAMKPKVMLFDEPTSALDPEMINEVLAVMTSLAEEGMTMVVVTHEMGFARRASDRIIFMADGAIVEDAEPEAFFTDPRSDRARDFLGKILNH